Proteins from one Salmo salar chromosome ssa07, Ssal_v3.1, whole genome shotgun sequence genomic window:
- the LOC106609370 gene encoding uncharacterized protein isoform X2 — protein MIQPALLLLLLGCVRDLLDEVSFLGNNIANQPFTTENASQCRQECTKNDTCQYFTFVDENAGIEVHRNKCFLKASTGDTPEITIQHLQHATSGYSLRNCSGKVTYSAQKYSLVPEKKNWTEAQEYCTKHYTNLAIIRTEEDWKAIQASLGNFSGDVWIGLHRSGPTEKWKWSDGEDFMFFNWEKGFGVHTEGHDCVYSLSSHWQPVECTAQRQYMCQRVHHGNGTTEKMYELMPGPKTQQDAETDCRTIKGRELASICNQKEQEAFDELTTKETWIGLEHNKNNTLWEWSNGEPFQQRELTWGDGNCQQLNSDRKWTPKDCSNQSAFPCYGDERPLNTTGDLTIPVTPETTSPSSTGPPSIKTSTTTPTTLLPTTTTEQSITSPPTTTNGQSTTSPTTTTNGQSITSPPTTNVQSTTSPPTTTIGQSTTSPPTTMHGQSTTSPPTTTNGQSTTSPPTTTNGQSTTSTTTTTIGQSISSRTTTTNGQSITSPTTTTNGQSITSTTTTTNVHSTTSPTSTSSGQLTSLGPTSSDRKSTSSPSSTTSPLHPVHCSEGFVVDKAFPWNDTLMVYERDLHHCQLACTQNPGCSYFSYVVKEFHCYQKFSDGQPTMTNYPGVISGYTRKGCSKGPPVEIPVFTLVSEGRSMAEAQKFCREYYDELATIFNAEDQTAALRAVSAQSLTDAIWVHSQYHAFWPQLPYWNTPHANCVVHGHTEKVWILRNCTNSCHFVCQKSTQSNNSSELKYYMGQGSLMWDGAQTACRANGDDLASIITQEDYTAFQSITETQQFEMWIGLYWKTSTRMWQWSNGDPFPYCVSEPQLGASNCCSLTHKGHGRTENVTLEKIDCSLKRPFLCTGKKRMKQTIVRMSLKSNSGADLNDPVVKEQMLEQIRKELAKDGNFILGLRWRELPNGDVFLKTVEHGSSDEGQRGSG, from the exons GTTGTGTGAGGGACCTACTGGACGAAGTCAGTTTTCTGGGGAACAATATTGCGAATCAGCCATTTACAACCGAAAATGCAAGTCAGTGCAGGCAGGAATGCACCAAAAATGACACGTGCCAGTACTTCACATTTGTTGATGAAAATGCAGGAATAGAAGTCCACAG AAACAAATGTTTCCTGAAGGCCTCAACTGGTGATACGCCCGAAATTACAATACAGCACCTCCAACATGCAACCTCAGGCTACTCTCTGAGAAACTGCAGTGGTAAAG TCACCTACTCAGCCCAAAAGTACAGCCTTGTCCCTGAGAAGAAAAACTGGACCGAAGCACAAGAATACTGCACAAAACACTACACAAACCTGGCCATCATACGCACAGAAGAGGATTGGAAGGCAATTCAAGCCTCTTTGGGTAATTTTAGTGGTGATGTGTGGATTGGGCTCCATAGGTCTGGTCCAACTGAAAAGTGGAAGTGGTCTGATGGAGAGGACTTCATGTTCTTTAACTGGGAAAAAGGTTTTGGTGTCCACACTGAGGGTCATGACTGTGTCTATTCCCTTTCATCTCATTGGCAACCTGTGGAATGTACAGCTCAAAGACAGTATATGTGTCAACGAG TTCATCATGGTAATGGAACAACAGAGAAGATGTATGAGCTGATGCCTGGGCCAAAGACTCAGCAGGATGCTGAGACAGACTGCAGGACAATAAAAGGCAGAGAACTGGCGAGTATCTGTAACCAGAAAGAACAGGAAGCCTTTGATGAGTTGACTACAAAGGAGACCTGGATTGGACTTGAgcacaacaaaaacaacacactATGGGAATGGTCAAACGGAGAACCATTTCAGCAAAGGGAACTTACCTGGGGAGATGGAAACTGTCAACAGCTGAACTCAGACAGAAAATGGACTCCAAAAGATTGCTCTAATCAAAGTGCTTTCCCTTGCTATGGAG ATGAACGTCCACTTAACACCACTGGGGATTTGACCATTCCTGTTACCCCTGAAACCACCAGCCCTTCTTCAACTGGACCTCCCTCTATCAAGACGTCCACCACAACACCTACCACTTtactacctactactactactgaacaGTCCATCACctcaccacctaccactactaatggacagtccaccacctcaccaactaccactactaatggacagtccatcacctcaccacctaccactaatgtacagtccaccacctcaccacctaccactactattggacagtccaccacctcaccacctaccACTATGCATGGACAATCCACCACCTCACCTCCTACCACCACTAATGGACAATCCACCACCTCACCTCCTACCACCACtaatggacagtccaccacctcaacaACAACCACTACTATTGGACAGTCCATCAGCTCAagaactaccactactaatggacagtccatcacctcaccaactaccactactaatggacagtccATCACCTCAACAACAACCACTACTAATGTACATTCCACCACATCACCAAcctcaacttccagtggacaacTGACCTCATTAGGTCCCACCTCCTCAGACAGGAAGTCCACATCCTCCCCCAGTAGTACAACTTCTCCACTCCATCCTG TTCACTGTTCAGAGGGATTCGTGGTTGACAAAGCCTTTCCTTGGAACGACACTCTGATGGTGTATGAACGGGACCTCCATCATTGCCAGCTTGCCTGCACTCAGAACCCTGGGTGTTCCTACTTCAGCTACGTGGTTAAAGA ATTCCACTGCTATCAAAAGTTTTCAGATGGTCAACCAACAATGACAAACTATCCAGGAGTCATATCTGGTTACACTAGGAAGGGCTGCAGTAAAG GCCCACCAGTAGAGATACCAGTGTTTACTTTGGTTAGTGAGGGGAGGAGCATGGCTGAAGCCCAGAAGTTCTGCAGGGAGTACTACGATGAACTGGCCACCATCTTCAATGCTGAGGACCAGACAGCAGCTCTGAGAGCAGTGTCAGCACAGAGCCTCACTGACGCCATCTGGGTCCACTCCCAATACCATGCCTTTTGGCCACAACTGCCCTATTGGAATACGCCACATGCAAATTGTGTTGTTCATGGACATACAGAAAAAGTTTGGATTTTGAGAAATTGCACAAATTCATGTCACTTTGTGTGCCAGAAAA GCACACAATCAAACAATTCATCAGAGCTTAAATATTACATGGGTCAAGGGTCATTGATGTGGGATGGGGCACAGACGGCTTGCCGAGCCAATGGAGATGACTTAGCGAGCATCATCACCCAAGAAGATTACACAGCATTCCAAAGCATAACAGAGACACAGCAGTTTGAAATGTGGATTGGACTCTACTGGAAGACTTCTACCAGAATGTGGCAGTGGTCCAATGGGGACCCTTTTCCATACTGTGTGTCTGAGCCTCAACTGGGTGCTAGTAACTGCTGCTCCCTGACCCATAAGGGCCATGGACGGACTGAAAACGTCACCTTGGAGAAGATAGACTGCTCTCTGAAGAGACCGTTCCTTTGCACTGGAA AAAAGAGAATGAAGCAGACCATTGTAAGGATGTCTCTGAAATCTAACTCAGGAGCTGACCTCAATGACCCAGTGGTAAAGGAACAGATGTTGGAGcag ATCAGAAAGGAGCTTGCTAAGGACGGGAACTTCATCCTAGGCCTACGCTGGAGAGAACTGCCGAATGGAGACGTTTTTCTCAAAACAGTTGAACATGGAAGCTCTGATGAAG GTCAGCGTGGGTCAGGATGA